Proteins encoded by one window of Sphingosinicella sp. BN140058:
- a CDS encoding Fur family transcriptional regulator translates to MADHEHHHDHHTHGGESLMSAAQATMERSGEQWTAMRQAVFEALASFDKPASAYDIADKVSQLQGRRVAANSVYRILDLFVGSNLARRVESANAYVANDHPDCLHDCIFLICDTCGQTTHLDDDSLAGGVRDAAKQAGFSPQRPVIEVHGTCPDCKVA, encoded by the coding sequence ATGGCCGACCACGAGCACCACCACGATCATCACACGCATGGCGGCGAGTCGCTGATGAGCGCCGCGCAGGCGACGATGGAGCGCTCGGGGGAGCAATGGACGGCGATGCGCCAGGCCGTGTTCGAAGCTTTGGCGAGCTTCGACAAGCCCGCCTCCGCCTACGACATCGCCGACAAGGTCAGCCAGCTTCAGGGGCGCCGCGTCGCCGCCAACAGCGTCTACCGCATTCTCGACCTGTTCGTCGGATCGAACCTCGCGCGCCGAGTCGAAAGCGCCAACGCCTATGTCGCCAACGATCATCCGGATTGCCTGCACGACTGCATCTTCCTGATCTGCGACACGTGCGGTCAGACCACCCATCTCGACGACGACTCGCTCGCCGGCGGAGTCCGTGATGCCGCCAAACAGGCCGGCTTCTCGCCGCAGCGCCCGGTGATCGAAGTCCACGGCACCTGTCCAGACTGCAAGGTCGCCTGA